From Deltaproteobacteria bacterium, one genomic window encodes:
- the ftsY gene encoding signal recognition particle-docking protein FtsY, translating to MKASVDPAVEQAVDLDEAEDTHSSRGPSGLQEATIPETPKQKKDPDDQPAGFLAKLRSRLTKTRASFIGGVDRLVHGKKTIDDELLEDLEELLVTSDLGVRTTMDLVESIQKKVNRKELVDPRKLRSVLQEEILNLLNLEVSPLDFSRRPTVIMVVGVNGTGKTTTIGKLARRFRNEGRTVMLAAADTFRAAAIEQLEVWATRSESSLIKHQHGSDPSAVAYDAIEAARARQVDVLIIDTAGRLHTQKNLMEQLKKMHRVIAGRMEGAPHEVLLVLDSTTGQNALSQAKLFHEALGVTGLVLTKLDGTAKGGIVVAILREMGIPIRFIGIGEAVDDLRDFDPPQFVEAIFKE from the coding sequence ATGAAGGCTTCCGTTGATCCTGCCGTAGAACAAGCAGTGGATTTAGATGAAGCGGAGGACACGCATTCCAGCCGGGGGCCAAGCGGTCTCCAGGAAGCGACAATTCCCGAAACCCCAAAGCAAAAAAAGGACCCGGACGATCAACCGGCTGGGTTTCTGGCCAAGCTTCGGAGCCGGCTGACAAAGACCCGAGCCTCTTTTATCGGCGGGGTGGATCGGCTGGTCCACGGCAAGAAAACCATAGATGATGAGTTGCTCGAGGATCTTGAAGAACTGCTCGTGACATCGGACCTGGGCGTTCGGACCACCATGGATCTCGTGGAGTCCATCCAGAAAAAAGTCAACCGCAAGGAACTGGTGGACCCCCGAAAACTGAGATCCGTGCTCCAGGAGGAGATTTTGAATCTCCTCAATCTCGAGGTGTCTCCTCTGGATTTCTCTCGCCGTCCGACGGTCATCATGGTCGTGGGCGTCAACGGCACCGGGAAGACTACAACCATAGGCAAGCTTGCACGGCGTTTCCGGAACGAAGGCCGAACCGTGATGCTGGCTGCGGCGGATACCTTCCGGGCGGCGGCCATCGAGCAATTGGAAGTGTGGGCAACGCGTTCGGAATCCAGCCTGATCAAGCATCAACACGGGTCCGACCCGAGCGCCGTGGCTTATGACGCCATCGAGGCGGCTCGCGCCCGACAGGTGGACGTGCTCATCATTGACACCGCCGGGCGCCTTCACACGCAAAAAAACCTCATGGAGCAACTCAAGAAGATGCACCGGGTGATCGCCGGCAGAATGGAGGGAGCGCCCCATGAGGTTTTGCTGGTGCTGGATTCCACAACGGGCCAGAACGCCCTTTCCCAGGCGAAACTGTTCCACGAGGCGCTGGGAGTGACGGGTCTGGTCCTGACCAAGCTCGACGGAACCGCCAAGGGCGGCATCGTGGTGGCCATTTTGAGGGAAATGGGGATTCCAATACGGTTCATAGGCATAGGTGAAGCTGTCGATGACCTGCGCGATTTCGATCCCCCGCAGTTCGTGGAGGCCATATTCAAGGAATAG
- a CDS encoding tyrosine-type recombinase/integrase codes for MEPPWEILRKTLSREDIYALKDAARASTLLHPESGLLPQIILILALNETFRLDELVRLRVENVDLSRKQPKIWVENPGGTSKRMVTISRDLRELLVEFIRWKKAVCPRTTPDLDYLFTDRSGKRLDAGSLEAFLARLVSEAEIRKNS; via the coding sequence GTGGAACCGCCCTGGGAAATCCTGCGAAAGACGTTATCGCGCGAGGACATATACGCCCTGAAGGACGCGGCCCGGGCTTCCACGCTACTCCACCCGGAAAGCGGTCTCCTTCCTCAAATCATCCTGATTTTGGCCCTTAACGAAACTTTCCGACTCGACGAACTGGTTCGGCTCCGGGTCGAAAACGTAGACCTGTCCCGCAAACAACCCAAAATCTGGGTGGAGAACCCCGGCGGAACATCGAAACGCATGGTCACCATCTCCCGGGATCTCCGGGAGCTGCTCGTCGAGTTCATTCGCTGGAAAAAGGCCGTCTGCCCGCGAACCACCCCTGACCTTGACTACCTCTTCACGGACCGGTCCGGAAAACGGCTGGACGCCGGAAGTCTGGAAGCCTTCCTTGCGCGGCTGGTGTCGGAAGCGGAAATAAGAAAAAATTCCTGA
- a CDS encoding alpha/beta fold hydrolase, protein MPTIRANGLNIAYHEQGDGAPLVLIRGYANSGALWYDQAPDLSAHFRVIAMDNRGTGDSDKPEAPYTIADMAGDVIGIVERLDLGAAHLLGISMGGMIAMQAALDAPQTVRSLVLGCTTCEGTRGFNPDPKVAEMFKTLPELSDEDNVRRSVPVLFSDKTIRERPEICDRYVRESLKYRPPMSTFVNQMKAIARFDLCDRLSEIVQPTFILHGEGDLLIRPDMARRLHEAIPGSKLELMRGLGHLFFMEEAASFNRSVIEFLKGL, encoded by the coding sequence ATGCCTACCATCCGCGCCAATGGGCTGAACATCGCCTACCACGAACAGGGCGACGGAGCGCCGCTCGTCCTTATCCGCGGTTATGCAAATTCAGGGGCCCTGTGGTACGACCAGGCGCCCGATTTGTCGGCCCATTTTCGGGTCATTGCCATGGATAACCGTGGCACCGGAGACAGCGACAAGCCGGAAGCGCCGTATACCATTGCCGACATGGCCGGAGACGTGATCGGAATCGTCGAGCGGCTGGATCTGGGCGCCGCTCACCTCCTGGGAATCTCCATGGGCGGCATGATTGCCATGCAGGCGGCTCTGGACGCGCCGCAGACCGTACGAAGCCTGGTCCTCGGATGCACGACCTGCGAAGGAACCAGAGGCTTCAATCCGGATCCGAAGGTCGCCGAGATGTTCAAAACGCTTCCCGAGCTTTCCGACGAGGATAATGTTCGGCGTTCCGTGCCGGTGCTGTTTTCCGATAAGACCATTCGTGAGAGGCCGGAGATTTGTGATCGCTACGTTCGGGAGAGCCTGAAATACCGTCCCCCCATGTCCACTTTTGTCAATCAGATGAAGGCGATCGCCCGGTTTGACCTATGCGACCGGCTGTCCGAAATCGTTCAGCCCACCTTCATTCTTCACGGGGAGGGGGATTTGCTCATCCGGCCGGACATGGCGAGACGTCTTCATGAAGCCATACCCGGTTCGAAGCTGGAACTCATGCGGGGCTTAGGGCATCTGTTTTTCATGGAAGAAGCGGCCTCGTTCAACCGCTCCGTCATCGAGTTCTTGAAGGGCTTATAA
- the smc gene encoding chromosome segregation protein SMC translates to MKIKQLEIRGFKSFLDKTVIELPEGMSAVVGPNGCGKSNIVDAIRWALGEQSAGRLRGRQMEDVIFSGADGHKPFGMAEVSLIFSNDNGHSPPAYRGFSEIMVTRRLFRSGESEYLINKSPCRLKDIHEVFWDTGLGNRNYSVIEQGKVSSIIDMKPEERRTLVEEAAGVSKYKNRKREALQKMEQAQQNLVRLNDILTEVSRQLDSLKRQAAKARRYEIIKQRIRGLELSLAFNDFAILRSTGTELRGRSDRLEKERERYQTQWVATKAQLEAVKLLFQEQEDAIRDQDKQLYELKHRIQEAENEIERRRQRIEDLKRREDDARNDIAIHQSRRFKMEDESLQLQRSLEKIVSEQQSQTALLGTVEANLGKRAGEVARVEERLDREKRALLALTGKESDLRNRKQRLEDLRGELERRKEALDRETEDLTLESETVESALSRTLDEVSNLEEERSDLEANLEEEKALLTSLKHQMAEADARSRERERELDAVRNRLHTLKELWDRLEYFDAGVKSLMKEAHEHPERIRGVVGLVADVIHTSREYETALEAALGPKLQAVLVENSDQAVDNILNMKDKFQGRVALVPLRTHRKASCGSTDPPPDITSPPLLHQHVRVSEISLNGLAKRLLDNVCLVPDLKQAVSLHEHSGLPVVTLTGEMVSHDGVLSAGKGKNGHSGILAKKREIEDLDHREGELKQASAELKRAAEDVRNQLDFHMEQLEGLQEQSSRLQDRLKSLEQESFRRQEKHRVLRQRISVTREEAGRLDEEILQLDEKAEHTVEELEQASVDKSRQDELLAELKQTYGSLKRNIDGLKDELYQKRLEAQSLTEKRRHLEKEVERTKQFLEDSDTRIQNLQARVEECRKEQENLFDLDQRSTEEITGLYEILEAAKNKLLELHSRQEETEDTLRKLQEDTDAFEQGTSKVKEALSALQVEIAENRVNIEHLIRDIETRYGIRLDQATTFSVEEVDSDSALAEVRQLRERMSGMGEVNPTAVAEYDALVERFEFLSGQRNDLVASIEDLHTSIKKINQVCRHNILETLDKVNVNLKEVFPVLFGGGHAALRLTDPARVLESGIEIDVQPPGKNLTVMGLMSGGEKALTALALLFSLYLIKPSPFYLLDEIDAPLDEANVDRFNKLLRKMACDSQVILVTHSRRTMEVVDKLFGVTMERPGVSTLVSVNLKEVAVE, encoded by the coding sequence TTGAAAATAAAGCAATTGGAAATTCGAGGTTTTAAATCCTTCCTGGATAAGACCGTCATCGAACTTCCCGAGGGCATGAGCGCCGTGGTCGGTCCCAACGGGTGCGGAAAGAGCAACATTGTTGACGCCATCCGATGGGCCCTGGGCGAGCAGAGCGCCGGGCGCCTCCGAGGCCGGCAGATGGAGGACGTGATCTTCAGCGGAGCCGATGGACACAAGCCTTTTGGCATGGCCGAGGTATCGCTGATCTTCTCGAACGACAACGGACACTCGCCCCCCGCCTACCGTGGTTTCAGCGAAATCATGGTTACACGCCGGCTTTTCCGATCAGGGGAAAGCGAATATCTCATCAATAAATCGCCCTGCCGCTTAAAAGACATCCACGAGGTTTTCTGGGATACAGGCCTTGGAAACCGGAATTATTCCGTTATCGAACAGGGCAAAGTGAGCTCCATCATCGACATGAAGCCCGAGGAGCGTCGCACCCTTGTGGAAGAGGCGGCGGGAGTCAGCAAATACAAGAATCGAAAACGGGAAGCGCTTCAAAAGATGGAGCAGGCGCAGCAGAACCTGGTTCGCCTGAACGACATTCTGACCGAAGTGTCGCGCCAACTTGATTCACTCAAACGGCAGGCGGCCAAAGCCCGCCGATACGAGATTATAAAGCAGCGCATCCGCGGACTCGAGCTGTCCCTGGCCTTCAACGACTTCGCGATACTGCGCAGCACGGGAACGGAACTTCGGGGTCGCTCGGATCGGCTCGAAAAGGAACGCGAGCGCTATCAGACTCAATGGGTCGCAACCAAGGCGCAGCTCGAAGCCGTTAAATTGCTGTTTCAAGAGCAGGAAGACGCCATTCGGGACCAGGACAAGCAGCTATATGAACTAAAGCATCGCATCCAGGAAGCTGAAAACGAAATCGAACGCCGAAGACAGCGGATTGAGGACCTGAAACGTCGCGAAGACGACGCGCGTAACGATATTGCCATACACCAGTCAAGGCGATTCAAAATGGAGGACGAAAGCCTTCAACTTCAGCGATCCCTCGAGAAAATCGTGTCTGAACAGCAGAGTCAGACGGCATTGCTGGGAACCGTGGAAGCGAATCTCGGAAAACGCGCCGGCGAAGTGGCTCGGGTCGAAGAGCGACTCGATCGTGAAAAGCGCGCGTTGCTTGCTCTGACCGGCAAAGAATCGGATCTCCGAAACCGGAAACAGCGTTTGGAAGACCTTCGAGGCGAACTGGAACGTCGCAAAGAAGCCTTGGACAGAGAAACGGAAGACTTGACACTGGAAAGTGAAACGGTTGAAAGCGCTCTGTCCCGAACCCTCGATGAAGTCAGCAATCTGGAAGAGGAGCGTTCCGATCTCGAAGCGAACCTGGAAGAAGAAAAGGCCCTATTAACCTCGTTGAAACATCAGATGGCGGAAGCGGATGCGCGTTCCCGCGAGAGGGAGCGCGAGCTGGACGCGGTGCGGAACCGTTTGCACACCTTGAAAGAGCTTTGGGACAGGCTCGAGTACTTCGACGCAGGTGTGAAGAGCCTGATGAAGGAGGCGCACGAACACCCCGAAAGGATACGGGGAGTCGTCGGACTGGTGGCGGATGTCATTCATACCTCCCGCGAGTACGAAACGGCTCTTGAAGCCGCTTTGGGTCCCAAGTTGCAGGCGGTTCTCGTTGAAAACAGCGATCAGGCGGTGGACAACATATTGAACATGAAAGACAAATTCCAGGGCCGGGTCGCTCTCGTCCCTCTCCGGACGCATAGAAAGGCGTCGTGCGGTTCCACCGACCCGCCCCCGGACATCACTTCCCCCCCGCTGCTTCATCAGCACGTGCGGGTGTCTGAAATATCCCTTAACGGTCTGGCGAAGCGACTACTCGATAATGTGTGCCTAGTACCGGACTTGAAGCAGGCCGTTTCCCTTCATGAACACTCCGGTCTCCCGGTGGTCACGTTGACCGGAGAAATGGTGAGTCATGACGGAGTGTTATCCGCCGGAAAAGGCAAGAACGGTCACTCGGGCATTCTTGCCAAGAAACGGGAGATCGAAGATCTCGATCATCGGGAAGGCGAACTGAAACAAGCATCCGCGGAGCTCAAACGCGCAGCCGAAGATGTGCGGAATCAACTCGATTTCCACATGGAACAATTGGAGGGTCTCCAGGAGCAATCATCACGCTTACAGGACAGGCTGAAGAGTTTGGAACAAGAAAGCTTCCGGCGCCAGGAGAAACACCGAGTTCTCAGGCAACGCATCTCCGTGACCCGGGAGGAAGCGGGTCGATTGGACGAGGAAATTCTGCAGTTGGACGAGAAGGCTGAACATACCGTCGAAGAGTTGGAACAAGCCTCCGTCGATAAGTCGAGGCAGGATGAACTCCTGGCCGAACTGAAACAGACGTACGGCTCCTTGAAAAGAAACATCGACGGGCTCAAGGACGAGCTGTATCAAAAACGTCTCGAGGCCCAGTCTTTGACCGAGAAAAGGCGGCACCTGGAAAAGGAAGTGGAGCGAACGAAGCAGTTTCTCGAAGATTCGGACACTCGGATCCAAAACCTTCAGGCTCGAGTCGAGGAGTGTCGAAAAGAACAGGAAAACCTCTTCGATCTGGACCAGCGATCGACCGAGGAAATCACCGGTTTATACGAGATCCTGGAAGCTGCAAAGAACAAGCTGCTCGAACTTCACTCAAGACAGGAAGAAACGGAAGACACGCTGAGGAAACTGCAAGAGGATACGGACGCCTTTGAACAGGGAACTTCGAAAGTCAAGGAGGCGTTGTCCGCCCTGCAAGTTGAGATTGCCGAAAACCGTGTGAACATCGAACACCTGATTCGAGACATTGAAACCCGATATGGAATTCGCCTGGACCAGGCCACTACTTTTAGTGTAGAAGAGGTGGACTCAGATTCCGCCCTGGCTGAGGTTCGACAGTTGCGGGAGCGGATGTCCGGCATGGGAGAGGTGAATCCCACGGCCGTGGCGGAATATGACGCTCTGGTCGAGCGCTTCGAGTTCCTATCAGGACAAAGAAACGACCTGGTGGCTTCCATCGAAGATCTCCATACCAGCATCAAGAAGATCAACCAAGTGTGCCGCCATAATATCCTGGAAACGCTGGACAAGGTCAATGTAAACCTGAAAGAGGTGTTTCCCGTTCTGTTCGGAGGCGGCCATGCGGCGCTCAGGCTGACGGATCCGGCGAGGGTTCTGGAATCGGGCATTGAAATCGATGTCCAGCCTCCGGGCAAAAACCTGACCGTCATGGGTCTTATGTCCGGAGGAGAAAAGGCTCTCACGGCGCTGGCGCTGCTGTTTTCCCTGTACCTGATCAAGCCCTCTCCCTTTTATCTTCTTGATGAAATCGACGCCCCCCTCGACGAGGCGAACGTCGACCGCTTCAACAAACTTCTTAGAAAGATGGCCTGCGATTCACAGGTCATCCTGGTTACGCATAGCAGAAGAACGATGGAAGTGGTTGACAAGCTGTTTGGAGTCACAATGGAGCGGCCGGGTGTAAGTACGCTTGTCTCGGTGAATCTAAAAGAGGTAGCAGTTGAATGA
- a CDS encoding glucose-1-phosphate thymidylyltransferase produces the protein MLSPTSFFNLESPEIADLFQDLAYVWEALPLLSTYLSRVMQPNVAEIRRLEGDLVQRPYAIWQGRVYSQGISFSHGDPARHSFKVSLGDEELPGAAAIYPGVALLSDDIELGPGAVVEPGAFIAGPTRIGEQSIVRQAAYIRGKCLVGRCCVVGHATEMKNSVMLDHAKAGHFAYIGDSILGIDTNLGAGTKLANLKFLDSPIRIRIAPKETVEIPFRKLGAILGDRAQTGCNSVTNPGTLLGKGSLLAPNTTAKAQYYPPRSVVR, from the coding sequence ATGCTCTCGCCAACCTCGTTCTTCAATCTCGAATCTCCGGAAATCGCAGACCTGTTTCAGGACCTGGCATACGTCTGGGAGGCCCTTCCGCTTCTATCGACCTACCTGAGCAGAGTGATGCAGCCTAACGTGGCCGAAATCCGCCGATTGGAAGGAGACCTCGTACAGCGTCCCTATGCGATTTGGCAAGGTCGGGTGTACTCGCAGGGGATCTCCTTTTCGCACGGAGATCCGGCCCGCCATTCGTTCAAGGTCTCTTTGGGGGATGAAGAACTGCCGGGCGCGGCAGCGATCTATCCAGGGGTGGCCCTGCTTTCGGATGATATTGAATTGGGTCCGGGGGCCGTCGTCGAGCCGGGCGCCTTTATCGCCGGCCCAACTCGAATCGGGGAACAAAGCATCGTCCGCCAGGCCGCTTACATTCGGGGTAAATGCCTTGTGGGTCGGTGTTGCGTGGTGGGGCACGCCACAGAAATGAAGAACTCCGTCATGCTGGACCATGCCAAAGCCGGCCATTTTGCTTATATAGGGGACAGCATTCTGGGAATCGATACCAACCTGGGGGCAGGAACGAAATTGGCCAACCTCAAGTTCCTTGACTCGCCCATCCGGATACGAATCGCTCCAAAGGAGACCGTGGAAATCCCTTTTCGAAAGCTGGGCGCTATCCTCGGAGACCGTGCCCAGACCGGGTGCAACAGCGTGACCAATCCGGGTACGTTACTGGGAAAGGGTTCGCTGTTGGCTCCCAATACCACGGCGAAAGCTCAATACTACCCTCCCCGTTCCGTGGTCCGGTGA